From Etheostoma cragini isolate CJK2018 unplaced genomic scaffold, CSU_Ecrag_1.0 ScbMSFa_2725, whole genome shotgun sequence, a single genomic window includes:
- the tspan14 gene encoding tetraspanin-14 — protein MYYYRYDNAEVSCCYKYLMFSYNIIFWLAGVAFISVGFWAWSEKGVLLDLTQVTRLHGFDPVWLVLVVGGVTFILGFAGCVGALRENICLLKFFSGVIGFIFILELAVAVLAVVFQSQVREWINDFFLANVRGYRDDIDLQNLIDSLQRMNHCCGAQEPDDWDQNIYFSCNGTHRSREKCGVPFSCCITDPADSVVNTQCGYDVRNRPKRDWSNHIFTKGCIAALEDWLPGNLYTVAIVFIVISLLQMVGIYLARTLISDIEKSKFTY, from the exons ATGTACTACTATCGCTATGACAACGCGGAGGTCAGCTGCTGCTATAAATACCTCATGTTCAGCTACAACATCATCTTCTGG cTGGCAGGAGTGGCCTTCATTTCCGTTGGTTTCTGGGCGTGGagtgaaaag GGCGTCCTGTTGGACCTGACCCAGGTGACCCGGCTGCACGGCTTTGACCCGGTCTGGTTGGTTCTTGTGGTGGGAGGAGTCACCTTCATCCTGGGCTTCGCCGGCTGCGTGGGCGCGCTCAGAGAAAACATCTGTCTGCTCAAGTTT TTTTCGGGCGTGATCGGCTTCATCTTCATCCTGGAGCTGGCGGTAGCGGTTCTGGCCGTGGTGTTTCAGAGTCAGGTCAGAGAATGGATCAACGACTTCTTCCTGGCTAACGTCAGAGGCTACCGAGACGACATCGACCTGCAGAACCTCATCGACTCTCTGCAGAGAATG aaccATTGCTGTGGTGCCCAGGAACCAGACGACTGGGACCAGAACATTTATTTCAGCTGTAACGGGACCCATCGCAGCAGAGAGAAGTGTGGAGTTCCTTTCTCCTGCTGCATCACAGACCCCGCG gatTCTGTGGTGAACACTCAGTGTGGCTACGACGTCAGAAACAGACCCAAG agagaTTGGAGCAATCACATCTTCACTAAAGGCTGCATCGCTGCGTTGGAGgactggttgcctggcaacctgtACACCGTGGCCATCGTCTTCATCGTCATCTCTCTGCTACAG
- the LOC117940545 gene encoding potassium voltage-gated channel subfamily G member 3-like — protein MGCRMGDFNRSAPRIIEAVCISWFTVECIVRFLVSRDKCEFVRRPLNVIDLLAITPYYVSVAVTMLTGENSTLQRAGVTLRVLRIMRIFWLIKLARHFVGLQTLGLTLRRCHRQMVTLLVFIGVAMAIFSALAQLLEHGLDPKAGNQDYASIPAACWWVIISMTTVGYGDMFPVTVAGRVLGGVCVVSGIVLLAMPITFIYHSFIQIYGELTLRAARRRRTAAEFTD, from the coding sequence GATCATTGAGGCAGTGTGTATTAGTTGGTTCACGGTGGAGTGCATTGTGCGTTTCCTGGTGTCTCGGGATAAATGTGAGTTTGTCCGTCGTCCTCTGAACGTCATCGACCTGCTGGCCATCACGCCGTACTACGTCTCTGTTGCCGTGACGATGCTGACGGGGGAGAACTCCACACTGCAGCGGGCCGGCGTCACGCTGCGCGTCCTGCGCATCATGCGGATCTTCTGGCTCATCAAGCTGGCGCGTCACTTCGTGGGTCTGCAGACGCTCGGCCTGACGCTGCGGCGCTGCCACCGCCAAATGGTGACATTGCTTGTCTTTATTGGCGTCGCCATGGCAATCTTCAGCGCGCTGGCCCAGCTGCTGGAGCACGGCCTAGACCCCAAAGCCGGGAACCAAGACTACGCCAGCATCCCCGCCGCCTGCTGGTGGGTCatcatctccatgacaacggTGGGATATGGGGACATGTTCCCGGTGACGGTGGCGGGCCGCGTGCTGGGCGGCGTCTGCGTGGTGAGTGGCATTGTTCTGCTGGCGATGCCGATCACCTTCATCTACCACAGCTTCATCCAGATCTACGGCGAGCTCACCCTGCGTGCCGCACGCCGCCGCCGGACCGCTGCCGAGTTCACCGACTGA